One genomic window of Mercenaria mercenaria strain notata chromosome 2, MADL_Memer_1, whole genome shotgun sequence includes the following:
- the LOC128549017 gene encoding uncharacterized protein LOC128549017 yields MLASSASTERVFSNFGSIQTKLRNRLGIEKTTKLVFSYTMLCDKEELDCHMTEKEEDVLVNLRHELHDDFLKTKNHAKLWERISEELPNIGCKVTNQEALNKYSSLKKQELRAKKYKEVIDAPSGSEKKFFRHLENFNLTYGTKSSTKPKATVDTMEETERSFGQKQTGDTQGMETTVKSDKQEHCLAGADAHLTFLSLYNRNIDLPMIF; encoded by the exons ATGCTGGCATCTTCTGCGTCAACAGAAAGggtgttttcaaattttggtagTATTCAGACAAAACTCAGAAACAGACTTGGGATTGAAAAGACTACAAAACTTGTGTTCAGTTACACAATGCTTTGTGATAAAGAAGAACTAGACTGTCATATG ACTGAAAAAGAGGAAGATGTATTAGTAAACTTAAGACATGAATTACATGATGACTTCCTAAAAACCAAGAACCATGCCAAACTGTGGGAGAGAATTTCTGAAGAGCTACCAAATATTGGTTGCAAAGTAACAAATCAGGAAGCACTCAATAAATACAGTTctttgaaaaaacaagagct tcgagctaaaaagtacaaaGAAGTCATTGATGCCCCCTCAGGATCTGAGAAGAAATTCTTTCGACATCTGGAAAATTTCAATCTGACATACGGAACAAAATCCAGTACCAAACCCAAAGCAACTGTAGACACTATGGAAGAAACGGAGAGATCATTTGGGCAAAAGCAGACTGGTGACACACAAGGGATGGAAACCACTGTCAAATCAGATAAACAAGAGCACTgtcttgcgggtgcagatgctcatctgacttttttgtctctgtataatagaaatattgacctacccatgatattctaa
- the LOC123546672 gene encoding uncharacterized protein LOC123546672, producing the protein MAATEISLSDIPDDFGISYLNKHVSLRRKQKAQAFVSGCYVERVKFYKISENIVQIGGEVYPSVKKNEQRHVVSLDVDVKEKVIVEGYCRCQQGDGGTCSHIIAILYLIEQWKIIGYKDVSALLSSTSLPQQWDRPRGGKIKSEPVSQMVIARPTNLTRKRKPVMTEFKDNRKIPVTNDCISALKQLNGSPISYLVEESSTSTKYTDTHIGPQVVGSGLSYHANLMECVHEPRKENGCGDITIPADVQLDGEAEKNISENASSWAHLRITSEDAQSIERKTRMQSGSKDWHEHRKNRITASVFGSIIKRKKEVNESFLKNTFCQKPFVSKPTSYGQVHEKTAKILYVKKTGNHLHDVGLVVNPTFPFLGATPDALVCAGGSTGLVEVKCPYSARNYSVLQAIQSNVKDFCLIQTGENIELNRNHAYYFQVQGQLLVTGMPFCEFIVYCNEDIFVQRIEPDRDIMLTILKKMTDFYIKNFKPYMESLK; encoded by the exons atgGCGGCCACAGAAATTTCTCTGTCGGACATTCCCGATGATTTCGGAATTAGCTATCTTAATAAGCACGTATCCCTTCGCAGAAAACAAAAGGCTCAAGCTTTTGTAAGCGGATGCTATGTAGAAAGagttaagttttataaaatcagCGAGAACATTGTCCAAATCGGCGGGGAAGTGTACCCGAGTGTAAAGAAAAATGAACAAAGGCACGTCGTTAGTTTGGATGTTGATGTTAAAGAAAAAGTGATTGTTGAAGGGTATTGTCGATGTCAACAAGG GGATGGTGGTACATGCTCACACATTATTGCCATTTTGTACCTCATAGAGCAGTGGAAAATTATTGGCTACAAGGATGTATCTGCATTGCTCTCATCGACAAGTTTGCCACAACAATGGGACAGGCCACGTGGCGGAAAAATCAAATCGGAACCAGTGTCCCAAATGGTGATTGCGAGACCTACAAATTTGACACGTAAACGAAAGCCAGTCATGACAGAGTTCAAGGACAATAG gAAAATCCCTGTTACAAATGACTGTATCTCAGCTTTGAAACAACTTAATGGATCTCCAATTTCATACTTAGTAGAAGAATCAAGTACAAGTACAAAATATACCGACACACATATAGGTCCACAAGTTGTAGGAAGTGGATTGTCTTACCAT GCCAATTTGATGGAATGTGTACATGAGCCAAGGAAAGAAAATGGGTGTGGAGATATTACAATTCCTGCTGATGTACAGTTAGACGGTGAAGCGGAGAAGAACATTAGTGAAAATGCTTCATCATGGGCACACTTGAGAATTACCAGTGAAGACGCGCAATCTATAGAGAGAAAAACTAGAATGCAGAGTGGTTCGAAGGACTGGCACGAACATAGGAAAAACAGAATAACTGCTTCCGTGTTTGGTtcaattattaaaagaaaaaaagaagtaaatgaaagctttctaaaaaacacattctGCCAGAAACCATTTGTTTCTAAGCCAACAAGCTATGGCCAAGTACATGAAAAAACAGCAAAAATCCTGTATGTAAAGAAAACAGGAAATCATTTACATGATGTTGGTTTAGTAGTGAACCCAACTTTTCCTTTTTTAGGGGCCACACCGGATGCTCTAGTTTGCGCAGGTGGCAGTACTGGTTTGGTAGAGGTCAAGTGCCCATACTCGGCAAGAAATTATTCGGTGTTGCAAGCAATTCAAAGCAATGTTAAGGACTTTTGCTTGATCCAAACTGGAGAGAATATTGAGCTCAACAGAAATCATGCATATTATTTTCAGGTACAAGGCCAGTTACTTGTGACCGGAATGCCATTCTGTGAATTTATTGTTTATTGCAATGAAGACATATTTGTACAAAGGATTGAACCTGACCGAGACATAATGCTcactattttaaagaaaatgacagacttttacattaaaaattttaagcCCTACATGGAAAGCTTGAAGTAA
- the LOC128552425 gene encoding uncharacterized protein LOC128552425 has translation MSAAKIRENVKKDEFVYYTGLTAKQFKAFYNFLVPQENPFKMSKRIKSAENLTMEDQLLLVTMKLRQNFDFAHLGNLFGMTQQDASSLIKNWIQYMFHRCGSVSIWPHRDIIISEMPPTFREEFPNTLVIIDGTEIKIQRPSSMTRQSQCYSDYKSCNTLKGLVGIDPRGSIIFASMLFSGAISDKEITRQSGFLSLLQELKECGKINDGDGVMVDKGFHISEEIEKLGLKLNTSPFARSGSQMSKADIKLTEKIARHRVHVERAISRVKNFKILSQRIDLALFTCINRIWFVCCFVTNFMGYLIK, from the coding sequence ATGAGTGCTGCAAAGATAagagaaaatgtgaaaaaagatGAATTTGTGTATTATACAGGACTTACAGCCAAACAATTTAAAGCTTTTTATAACTTTCTAGTTCCACAAGAGAACCCTTTCAAGATGTCCAAACGAATAAAAAGTGCTGAAAATCTAACCATGGAGGATCAACTGTTGTTAGTTACGATGAAACTTCGTCAAAATTTTGACTTTGCTCATCTTGGGAATTTATTTGGTATGACACAACAAGATGCCAGTTCACTCATTAAAAATTGGATTCAGTATATGTTTCATCGTTGTGGTTCTGTTTCAATTTGGCCACACagagatatcattatttctgaaaTGCCACCAACTTTTCGCGAAGAATTCCCAAACACTCTAGTTATTATTGATGGAACAGAAATAAAGATTCAGAGACCAAGTTCTATGACCCGTCAAAGCCAGTGTTATTCTGATTATAAGTCTTGCAATACGTTGAAGGGGCTTGTTGGAATTGACCCCAGAGGCTCAATCATATTCGCTTCAATGTTGTTTTCAGGTGCCATTTCTGACAAGGAAATTACCCGACAGAGTGGATTTCTATCATTATTACAAGAATTAAAAGAatgtggaaaaataaatgatggTGACGGTGTGATGGTTGATAAAGGTTTCCACATTTCAGAGGAAATTGAGAAACTTGGCCTTAAATTAAACACTTCACCTTTTGCCAGGTCAGGAAGTCAGATGAGTAAGGCCGACATAAAACTCACAGAAAAAATTGCGAGACACAGAGTCCATGTCGAGCGAGCTATAAGTCGGGTAAAAAACTTTAAGATACTGTCGCAAAGAATAGACTTGGCATTATTTACCTGCATAAATCGGATCTGGTTTGTGTGCTGCTTCGTGACAAACTTCATGGGATATTTGATTAAATAA